One region of Wyeomyia smithii strain HCP4-BCI-WySm-NY-G18 chromosome 3, ASM2978416v1, whole genome shotgun sequence genomic DNA includes:
- the LOC129727264 gene encoding paramyosin: MRKMSGNPAITLFSAGESIQVANTSALQRAEEEEQLQDRKRLNAELEAEFENAFDDLIENDDEDRNDTQNSFNYLSNCSEHPNETPPPLPLPITGIAPGHQRSFDVRTTNGHMLEGGGDDHFDPKVSHWRELYQSKIRELEQVAKLMHEKEKERGELQKRLMLAEGERDRANMTRKQTHDLLVDSKTKISEQEDSICKLKAKVKSLEEENLRLEADLQNKHTLLQDTLHKYRMVEQNIGLKTDRHTEHLLKQAEDRHNAKVTMMQQQIDNLRASLDDRTQELRRSEVRYKELQSLRDSLLVEKSETIQRLQDKLEESQRQCESLMAKTMNLTSYSQDNLRLKSKVNALEQQTHDMQSTINKLTNRLESSNAELKLMDSLVCSKNETDVSVDDAACTFTATRKNLIGSTPINANLKNTEEKVTKLKHELLICMNGQKEKRESILRLETDLIARENEIQQLKKDESQALVQMNHYKEEAFRVNAKLKILENELDKFYKKEKNSSRHGRRSSVDKQDILEDKIFALQQDKIQLEEKISELEKTNNMLEERNKTLKANSKSLDAVKLELEKQKFLLNDAQQECERLKNRYIDLSSCKEALSKELATLKSQDIATELLMQKEQVASLERALQIAELKSSELSKMLEREKADHEKLIKEFNEKEHGSTEVPAQKQTNNCVRCVDNLMEMSKMEIQNLHQQSTNASHLREINELKSSLQKARATIEDLHQKLDLKSERDYLIDELKQKAAQFEEFMRNQHNNNNSNSSSGNSCSTRDNATSPPPKQQCRDQSVGTSPEMQELSEVEARKVTREQEHRIREDMARAFAAEIKIIEEKFKAQFLKFEENISALKKELHDRVNELLTRSKEVEVLKFAIKTEREKMTELLAKKDEDARALFDKQAEVMKRYKAELNNSQQKVQFLESELQEKRELIRSERESMDLLTKQITEERKMFHEREIEVIEKFKEIEKEYSKSLEMVTEKYESAKKTALNYKKYAEDKEQHMLKEYDRIKEGYNTALLKVQNRMKEALENKDRSMKEQIAKLDNEYKSKLSVQKK, encoded by the exons ATGAGGAAAATGAGTGGAAACCCGGCGATAACACTTTTTAGTGCTGGTGAAAGTATTCAGGTTGCCAATACAAGTGCTCTCCAAcgtgctgaagaggaagaacAGCTACAAGACCGGAAACGTCTCAATGCTGAGTTAGAAGCAGAATTCGAAAACGCCTTCGACGATCTTATCGAGAATGATGATGAAGATCGAAACGACACgcaaaattctttcaactatttGTCTAACTGTTCGGAACACCCTAACGAAACGCCACCTCCGTTACCGCTTCCAATAACCGGGATAGCACCCGGACATCAAAG ATCCTTCGACGTACGCACTACGAATGGTCATATGCTTGAAGGTGGTGGGGATGATCATTTTGATCCAAAAGTTTCACACTGGCGGGAATTGtatcaatcaaaaatacgcgAGCTTGAACAGGTCGCTAAACTCATGCATGAAAAGGAAAAGGAACGCGGGGAACTGCAGAAACGGTTAATGCTGGCTGAAGGAGAACGTGATCGAGCCAATATGACACGAAAGCAAACACATGATCTTCTAGTTGATAGTAAAACTAAAATTTCTGAACAAGAAGATTCTATATGCAAACTAAAAGCAAAAGTTAAATCACTCGAAGAAGAAAACCTGCGACTGGAAGCCGACCTACAGAATAAACACACCTTACTTCAAGATACTCTACACAAATATCGCATGGTAGAGCAAAACATTGGTCTAAAAACCGATCGCCATACAGAGCATCTATTAAAACAGGCTGAAGATAGACACAATGCAAAAGTAACGATGATGCAGCAGCAAATCGATAATCTGCGCGCCAGCTTAGACGATCGAACGCAAGAATTACGTCGGTCGGAAGTACGCTATAAAGAGCTGCAATCGCTACGAGACTCGCTGCTAGTGGAAAAGTCCGAAACTATCCAACGGTTACAGGATAAACTTGAGGAATCACAGCGACAATGCGAAAGTTTAATGGCTAAAACGATGAACTTGACCAGTTACAGTCAGGACAATCTTAGGCTTAAGTCGAAGGTTAACGCACTTGAACAGCAAACACACGATATGCAGAGCACCATTAACAAACTCACGAACCG GCTCGAATCTTCAAACGCCGAACTAAAGTTGATGGATAGTTTGGTATGTTCGAAAAATGAAACTGATGTATCGGTTGATGATGCAGCTTGTACCTTTACGGCTACTCGTAAAAATCTTATTGGTAGTACCCCTATTAATGCAAATCTAAAAAACACGGAAGAGAAAGTTACCAAATTAAAACACGAATTGCTGATTTGTATGAATGGCCAAAAGGAGAAACGGGAAAGTATTCTGCGACTTGAAACGGATTTGATTGCTAGAGAGAATGAAATTCAACAACTAAAGAAAGATGAAAGCCAAGCTCTAGTACAGATGAATCATTACAAGGAGGAAGCGTTCCGAGTTAACGCAAAGTTAAAGATTTTAGAGAATGAGCTGGAcaagttttataaaaaagaaaaaaacagttCCAGGCATGGCCGGCGATCCAGTGTTGATAAACAAGACATTTTGGAAGATAAAATATTCGCCTTACAGCAAGATAAAATTCAACTTGAGGAAAAAATTTCTGAGCTAGAGAAAACCAACAACATGTTAGAAGAAAGAAACAAAACACTGAAAGCTAACTCCAAATCGCTTGACGCGGTTAAGCTTGAATTGGAGAAGCAAAAATTTCTTCTCAACGATGCCCAACAAGAATGCGAACGATTAAAGAATCGGTACATTGACTTATCAAGCTGCAAGGAGGCACTTAGTAAAGAGCTTGCCACACTGAAGTCTCAGGATATAGCGACTGAACTTTTAATGCAAAAGGAGCAAGTTGCTTCACTAGAACGGGCTTTACAGATAGCTGAACTGAAATCATCAGAGCTCAGCAAGATGCTAGAAAGAGAGAAAGCTGACCATGAAAAACTAATTAAAGAGTTTAATGAAAAAGAGCACGGCAGCACTGAAGTTCCTGCACAGAAACAGACCAATAATTGTGTAAGATGTGTCGATAATTTGATGGAAATGTCAAAA ATGGAAATTCAAAACTTGCATCAGCAGAGCACCAACGCTTCACATCTGCGTGAAATCAACGAGTTGAAAAGTTCTCTGCAGAAGGCTCGAGCTACTATTGAAGACCTGCATCAAAAACTGGATTTGAAATCCGAAAGAGATTATTTGATCGACGAATTGAAGCAGAAAGCGGCTCAGTTTGAGGAATTCATGCGTAATCAGCATAACAATAACAACAGCAACAGTAGTAGCGGCAATAGTTGTTCAACCAGAGACAACGCGACTTCTCCTCCTCCAAAGCAACAATGTCGGGACCAAAGTGTTGGAACATCCCCTGAAATGCAGGAGCTAAGCGAGGTAGAAGCTCGAAAGGTAACTCGCGAACAAGAGCATCGGATACGAGAGGATATGGCACGTGCTTTCGCCGCTGAAATTAAAATCATTGAGGAAAAGTTTAAGGCACAGTTTCTAAAATTTGAGGAAAACATTTCAGCGTTGAAAAAGGAATTACACGATCGAGTCAACGAATTACTGACGAGAAGCAAAGAGGTAGAAGTGCTCAAGTTCGCTATCAAAACCGAACGGGAAAAAATGACGGAACTGTTGGCGAAGAAGGACGAAGATGCGCGCGCCTTGTTTGATAAACAGGCTGAAGTGATGAAACGTTATAAAGCTGAACTAAACAACTCCCAGCAGAAGGTGCAATTTTTGGAAAGCGAACTTCAGGAAAAGCGTGAGCTCATCCGGTCCGAACGGGAATCGATGGATTTGCTCACGAAGCAAATCACTGAGGAGAGAAAAATGTTCCACGAGCGTGAAATCGAAGTGATTGAAAAGTTCAAGGAAATTGAGAAAGAATACAGCAAAAGCCTGGAAATGGTGACTGAGAAGTACGAGTCAGCGAAGAAAACAGCCCTtaattataaa AAGTATGCCGAAGATAAAGAGCAACACATGCTAAAAGAATATGATCGCATCAAAGAGGGTTACAACACCGCACTGTTGAAGGTGCAGAATCGCATGAAAGAAGCTTTGGAAAACAAGGACCGCAGTATGAAGGAGCAAATCGCGAAACTCGATAATGAATATAAATCTAAGCTTAGTGTGCAGAAAAAATAG
- the LOC129726926 gene encoding uncharacterized protein LOC129726926 isoform X2 yields MAKTNLTVVEAREQFPIYTQNQYNLLENYEEHPTLTETYADKVKSNIKAIPPKLRSQNTKRGSEDNNRGNMTQTHTDKKRKTTQEAATNGVALSNRYKVDEKEKQAWKRDMKASKVIENRTVSGRMEYVEEHQDTSDDEDQDLEYQDNRKSILSTSLRLPEEGIYEEQDTEMEVLKYGIGSRHLIVKIEIQAETTVKKWFVNRQRIEEQMKTLESENISTVRDLQREMKQIIQSARQKSKYEPKFWWNEEIEEAWKEKKN; encoded by the exons ATGGCGAAAACAAATTTAACAGTTGTGGAAGCGCGAGAGCAATTCCCAATCTACACACAGAACCAATACAATTTACTTGAAAACTACGAAGAACATCCCACATTGACAGAGACTTATGCTGATAAAGTCAAAAGCAATATAAAAGCAATACCACCGAAACTTCGATCACAAAACACAAAGCGAGGATCAGAGGACAATAACAGAGGAAACATGACGCAGACTCATACAGACAAAAAGCGAAAAACTACACAGGAAGCTGCAACTAATGGAGTAGCACTATCCAACAGATATAAAGTCGACGAAAAAGAAAAGCAAGCATGGAAGAGAGACATGAAAGCAAGTAAAGTAATAGAAAACCGGACAGTGTCAGGTCGTATGGAGTACGTAGAAGAACACCAAGATACTTCGGATGACGAGGACCAAGACCTGGAGTACCAAGATAACAGAAAATCAATATTATCAACATCTCTGAGACTACCAGAAGAGGGAATTTATGAAGAACAG GACACGGAAATGGAAGTATTAAAATATGGTATTGGAAGCCGACATTTAATCGTCAAAATAGAAATACAGGCAGAAACAACAGTGAAAAAATGGTTTGTGAACAGGCAACGAATCGAagaacaaatgaaaaccctaGAAAGCGAAAATATTTCAACTGTAAGAGATTTGCAAAGGGAGATGAAACAAATAATTCAAAGTGCCAGACAAAAAAGTAAATACGAACCCAAGTTTTGGTGGAACGAAGAAATCGAAGAAgcatggaaagaaaaaaaaaattga
- the LOC129726926 gene encoding uncharacterized protein LOC129726926 isoform X1, protein MTKATDLNLKINPSKSKAMLMKMNKKTLKLTLDGKPLETVNTHKYLGIHFDRGLRFGAHIREMKRSIMERMNMIKVIAGNRHGGHPLTLGLIYHGIVRGYLDYGASIYNNASKSNLEALMVANNACLRKVTGCSKTTPINTLHAIASQKPLNYRRELITGKELIKHAQYNTPVYKQMRQIDETTAESSEQTNLEKTYWCYKSLVDNMSQTTTVQTKSIITINTDLGSLWSKANTSARVLKQLTLNLINGKFKDHRQIFTDASRMDDTCGIGIYDEKSNTRISLRLENPVCSMSAEIEAIYVALQHIERNHINNAVILTDSKAECEFILNQITSMERDEVIHEIITKAARTNTCIQWIPGHVNIMGNELADKLARNGLRKVKLSKNKIFPHDAINIIENITTIKIQNWYVSYTQELGKGRKFFNIQTGINKKSWYHNLSLSNTETRTLNRLTSGHDYSPYWLSIMKASENRFCTICDKPNTSEHIILQCTKHNSLRKQLNLDNYKTIQEVFTNKNMDHLRNMMKLLKEINIQV, encoded by the coding sequence ATGACGAAGGCAACAGATCTCAACTTGAAAATAAACCCTAGTAAGAGCAAAGCGATGCTGATGAAAATGAATAAGAAAACACTAAAACTGACACTAGATGGCAAGCCACTAGAAACAGTTAACACACACAAGTACCTGGGAATACATTTTGATAGAGGATTACGATTTGGAGCACATATACGAGAAATGAAACGAAGCATAATGGAACGAATGAATATGATAAAAGTGATAGCTGGAAATAGACATGGTGGACACCCGCTAACTTTAGGACTCATTTATCACGGGATAGTTAGAGGATATCTAGACTATGGGGCATCGATATACAACAACGCAAGTAAATCAAATCTAGAGGCACTGATGGTTGCAAACAATGCTTGCCTGAGGAAGGTGACTGGATGCTCCAAAACTACGCCAATCAACACATTACATGCAATAGCAAGCCAAAAACCACTGAACTATAGAAGAGAACTCATCACTGGCAAGGAACTAATCAAACATGCACAATATAACACACCGGTATACAAACAAATGAGGCAAATAGATGAAACGACAGCTGAGTCCTCCGAACAAACTAATTTAGAGAAGACATACTGGTGCTATAAATCCTTGGTGGATAACATGTCACAGACAACAACAGTACAGACAAAATCTATAATAACGATTAACACAGATCTGGGGAGCTTGTGGTCTAAAGCTAACACATCGGCTAGGGTACTGAAACAATTAACACTTAACCTAATCAATGGCAAATTTAAAGATCATCGCCAAATCTTCACAGATGCTTCTAGGATGGACGATACATGTGGCATTGGAATATACGACGAAAAAAGTAATACTAGAATTAGCCTGCGACTTGAAAATCCGGTTTGCTCGATGTCAGCTGAGATTGAGGCAATATATGTAGCCCTACAACACATCGAAAGGAATCACATCAATAATGCAGTAATTCTGACTGATTCGAAAGCAGAATGTGAATTCATCCTCAATCAAATAACTAGCATGGAAAGAGATGAAGTTATTCACGAAATCATCACAAAGGCGGCAAGAACAAATACCTGCATCCAATGGATACCGGGACACGTCAACATTATGGGGAATGAGCTAGCGGATAAATTAGCCAGAAACGGTTTAAGGAAAGTTAAACTGTCGAAGAACAAAATATTCCCACATGACGCTATAAATATAATCGAAAACATAACTACCATTAAAATACAGAACTGGTATGTAAGCTACACACAAGAACTTGGTAAAGgaagaaaattttttaacaTCCAAACGGGCATAAACAAAAAATCTTGGTACCACAATCTCTCACTATCCAACACTGAAACACGCACACTGAACAGATTAACTTCAGGACATGATTATTCGCCGTACTGGCTAAGCATAATGAAGGCCAGTGAAAACCGATTCTGCACAATATGTGACAAACCAAACACTTCCGAGCATATAATTTTACAATGTACTAAACACAATTCGCTAAGAAAACAACTGAACCTAGATAACTATAAAACAATACAAGAAGTATTTACAAACAAGAACATGGACCATTTAAGAAATATGATGAAATTACTTAAGGAAATTAACATTCAAGTGTAG
- the LOC129726927 gene encoding uncharacterized protein LOC129726927, with translation MVPTKNVFVMLMLPIIDNVDNSFVCDSKYLIMEKNVLKFKNTIDTLQKMTNRTLELRVKACRLTTSIILTNNSAYLEEINRFREEKHFLMNTQGDRPTRETITTSGRITESENF, from the exons atggttccaacgaaaaatgtgttcgtcatgctcatgtt ACCAATCATTGACAATGTTGACAATTCATTTGTATGTGACAGCAAATATT TAATAATGGAGAAAAACGTCCTCAAGTTTAAAAACACCATAGACACAttacaaaaaatgacaaatcgAACTTTGGAACTTCGGG TTAAGGCGTGTCGTCTAACTACGAGCATTATACTGACTAACAATAGTGCGTATCTGGAAGAAATCAACCGCTTTCGAGAGGAAAAGCATTTTTTGATGAATACACAAGGTGACCGGCCAACGAGGGAAACAATAACAACATCAGGAAGGATTACTGAatcagaaaatttttaa